The Paraburkholderia caffeinilytica genome segment TCGATCCGCCCGATTACGCAGGACGCCGGCCCGAACGGCGCGCCGTCTGCCCACTGATTCGCCGCGCCTCGTGGCGCACCCGATTTTCCGGATTTCACGCTATCAAGAAGGAGCATGTCCATGATGAAAGGCCAACTCGCCGGGCTGATGAAGCAGGCCCAGCAGATGCAGGAAAACATGAAGAAGATGCAGGAGCAGCTTGCATTGATCGAAGTCGAAGGACAGTCGGGCGCAGGTCTCGTCAAGGTGACGATGACCTGCAAGAACGACGTGCGCCGCGTATCGATCGATCCGAGCCTGCTCGCCGACGACAAGGACATGCTGGAAGACCTGGTCGCCGCTGCGTTCAACGACGCCGTGCGCAAGGCCGAGGCCACCGCTCAGGAAAAGATGGGCGGTATGACCTCGGGTCTGCCGTTGCCGCCGGGCTTCAAGCTGCCGTTCTGAGCGGCGTCGCTGCAAGAAGGGGCTCACGCCGCTGCGTTGAGCGCGGCGTGAGTTGAATACGCGGGCTGGGCTCGTTCCAATGCCCGCTCAGTTCGCAGTTTGCAGTTCCCGGTGCGCGCACGTTTGCATCGGTGCAGTTCGGTTCGGTCTGGTTCAGTCGTCGAGCGTGCCTGCCCGACATGCTGCCGGGCTGATAGAAACAACTGGAAGACGCGACTGGAAACAACCGCATCGCCACCCGCATGCCGGGCCTTACCAGGCCATACCAGGCCATACCAGGCAACACCCACTTCGACACCGCCGATCTGCATGAAACAACCTTCCGCCTTGTCGGCGCTCGTCGAAGCGCTGCGCGTGCTCCCCGGTGTCGGGCCCAAATCCGCGCAACGCATGGCGTACCACCTGATGCAGCACGATCGCGACGGCGCCGAAAAACTCGGCCGCTCGTTGCTGTTCGCGACTGAACATCTGCAGCACTGCGAGAAGTGCAACACGTTTACCGAAGCGCAGATCTGCGAGGTCTGCCTCGATGAGGCGCGCGATCCCGCGTTGCTGTGCGTCGTCGAGACGCCTGCCGATCAGATCATGCTCGAGCAGACGATGACCTATCGCGGCCTCTATTTCGTGCTGATGGGGCGGCTCAGTCCGCTCGACGGCATCGGCCCGAAGGAGATCCATTTCGACCGCCTGGTCAAGCGCGCGTCGGATGGCATCGTCAAGGAAGTCGTGCTCGCGACCAATTTCACGAATGAAGGCGAGGCCACCGCGCATTACCTCGGGCAGACGCTCAAGGCACGCGGTCTTACCGTGACGCGCCTCGCGCGAGGCGTGCCGGTGGGCGGCGAACTCGAGTATGTCGACGCCGGCACGATCGCCCGTGCGATGCTCGACCGGCGCTCGATGTAGCGCGATGCGACTGACTGCGCCACGTCGCGGCGCCGGCAACGCCTGAGCGAGCCGCGCGAGGCCGGTCCGCAACGCCGCGCGCCTCGCACCGTGCTTCGGCCAATACAGACATAGAGGAGACACATGAGCGTCAACCCCGATTCCAGCGCCACCGCCGCACCGAAAGGCCCGCTCGCCGGCGTCAAGGTGCTCGAACTCGGCACGCTGATCGCCGGCCCGTTCGCCGCGCGCTTTCTCGGCGAGTTCGGCGCCGACGTCGTCAAGATCGAAGATCCCAAAGGCGGCGACCCGCTGCGCAAATGGCGCAAGCTCTATCCGGAAGTCGGCGGCACGTCGCTATGGTGGGCCGTTCAGGCGCGCAACAAGAAGTCCGTGACGATCAATCTGAAAGCCGAAGAGGGCAAGGAGATTGTGCGGCGTCTGGCGAAAGAGGCCGATATCGTCGTCGAGAATTTCCGGCCGGGCTTATTGGAGAAGCTCGGGCTCGGTTATGACGTTCTGTCGGCCGAGAACCCTGGGCTCGTGATGGTGCGTCTGTCCGGCTACGGCCAGA includes the following:
- a CDS encoding YbaB/EbfC family nucleoid-associated protein, with amino-acid sequence MMKGQLAGLMKQAQQMQENMKKMQEQLALIEVEGQSGAGLVKVTMTCKNDVRRVSIDPSLLADDKDMLEDLVAAAFNDAVRKAEATAQEKMGGMTSGLPLPPGFKLPF
- the recR gene encoding recombination mediator RecR, producing MKQPSALSALVEALRVLPGVGPKSAQRMAYHLMQHDRDGAEKLGRSLLFATEHLQHCEKCNTFTEAQICEVCLDEARDPALLCVVETPADQIMLEQTMTYRGLYFVLMGRLSPLDGIGPKEIHFDRLVKRASDGIVKEVVLATNFTNEGEATAHYLGQTLKARGLTVTRLARGVPVGGELEYVDAGTIARAMLDRRSM